A part of Magnetospirillum sp. ME-1 genomic DNA contains:
- a CDS encoding CgeB family protein, which yields MKVVLVGETNPGSRTPQRLRALRDLGHDVEMVSTTPDGWTYETRPGLAERLLYRLRLPLDRAGANARLARAAAGAGIVILDNARTIRAATLRAVRRAAPAARLVWYSEDDTMNPRHRSRWLEGCIGLFDLWVTTKSFNADPAEVPSLGARHVLAVNNSFCPHEHAPIAPDPRFAAQVGFVGTYEAPRAADLLALADAGLRVRVWGNGWERLAGRSPNLDVAGVPVYGDDFRRAVCSTAVNLCFLRKGNRDRQTCRSLEIPAMGGFMLHEASDEVAALLAPDREAAYFASADEMIDQCRRWLADPAARAAAAATARARVLADGHSHPERWRAILDQALGQAGID from the coding sequence GTGAAGGTCGTTCTGGTCGGTGAGACCAATCCCGGTTCGCGCACGCCCCAACGTCTGCGGGCCCTGCGGGACCTGGGGCACGATGTGGAAATGGTGTCCACCACGCCGGACGGCTGGACCTACGAGACGCGGCCCGGCCTGGCCGAGCGGCTGCTCTATCGCCTGCGTCTGCCCCTGGACCGCGCCGGGGCCAATGCCCGGCTGGCACGGGCCGCGGCGGGAGCGGGAATCGTGATTCTGGACAATGCCCGGACCATCCGCGCCGCCACCTTGCGGGCGGTGCGGCGGGCGGCTCCGGCGGCGCGGCTGGTGTGGTATTCCGAGGACGACACCATGAATCCCCGCCACCGCAGCCGCTGGCTGGAGGGCTGCATCGGGCTGTTCGACCTGTGGGTCACCACCAAGAGCTTCAATGCGGATCCGGCCGAGGTGCCGTCCCTGGGCGCGCGCCACGTGCTGGCCGTGAACAACTCCTTTTGCCCCCACGAGCACGCCCCCATTGCGCCCGATCCGCGCTTCGCCGCCCAGGTCGGCTTCGTCGGCACCTATGAGGCGCCGAGGGCTGCCGATCTGCTGGCCCTGGCCGACGCCGGCCTGCGGGTGCGGGTGTGGGGCAATGGCTGGGAACGGTTGGCCGGCCGCTCGCCCAACCTGGACGTGGCGGGGGTTCCGGTCTATGGCGACGACTTCCGGCGAGCGGTGTGCTCGACGGCGGTCAACCTGTGCTTTCTGCGCAAGGGCAATCGCGACCGCCAGACCTGCCGTTCCCTGGAGATTCCCGCCATGGGCGGCTTCATGCTGCACGAGGCCAGCGACGAGGTCGCCGCCCTGCTGGCCCCTGACCGCGAGGCTGCCTACTTCGCCTCGGCCGACGAAATGATCGACCAATGCCGCCGCTGGCTGGCCGATCCCGCCGCCCGCGCCGCCGCCGCCGCCACCGCCCGCGCCCGCGTGCTGGCGGATGGCCATTCCCATCCCGAGCGCTGGCGGGCCATTCTGGACCAGGCCTTGGGGCAGGCCGGTATTGACTAA